A genomic region of Podarcis raffonei isolate rPodRaf1 chromosome 13, rPodRaf1.pri, whole genome shotgun sequence contains the following coding sequences:
- the LOC128400459 gene encoding olfactory receptor 5V1-like translates to MRSTSSENETCILEFILLGFVNITQGKTFLAILFLTMYTVCFLGNSLILTMTVLSRSLHTPMYFFLGNLSFLDICYISVTVPKMLADLWAESPVISFMGCAAQLFFLVALVGTEGFLLASMALDRYFAICHPLGYTKLMNKYICLQLAAISWTCGFLNASLHTTLTFRLSFCQSNGISHFFCDIPPLLSISCSDTSVNEATLLTVGVFVGLSPFFFTLVSYTFILHAILSSRQKGQRHKAISTCASHLTVVILFYGSSIFTYVRPTSSYSLERDQLVGVLYSLLTPTLNPIIYSLRNKEVKLAMRKFLLRIPSLGI, encoded by the coding sequence ATGAGATCAACTTCCTCTGAGAATGAAACATGCATCTTGGAATTCATACTCCTGGGATTTGTAAATATCACACAAGGAAAGACCTTCCTTGCCATCCTGTTCCTCACTATGTATACTGTCTGCTTCTTGGGAAACTCACTCATACTCACCATGACTGTGTTAAGTCGGTCTCTACAcacccccatgtatttcttccttgGCAACCtctctttccttgacatctgctacaTCTCTGTGACAGTACCAAAAATGCTAGCAGATCTCTGGGCTGAATCCCCAGTCATTTCCTTCATGGGTTGTGCTGCACAGTTGTTTTTCCTTGTTGCCTTGGTGGGCACCGAAGGATTCCTTCTGGCTTCTATGGCTCTGGACCGCTATTTTGCCATATGCCATCCATTGGGCTATACAAAACTCATGAATAAATATATTTGCCTTCAGTTGGCTGCTATATCCTGGACTTGTGGCTTCCTCAATGCTTCTCTCCACACAACACTCACATTTCGTCTGTCTTTCTGCCAATCTAATGGAATTAGTCATTTTTTCTGTGATATTCCACCACTGTTGAGTATTTCATGCTCTGACACGTCAGTCAATGAGGCAACCCTTCTTACAGTGGGTGTGTTTGTAggccttagccctttcttcttcaCCCTGGTCTCATACACATTCATCCTtcatgccattttaagcagccgcCAGAAAGGACAGCGCCACAAAGCCATTTCCACCTGTGCTTCCCATCTCACAGTTGTGATTCTGTTCTATGGCTCCAGCATATTTACATATGTCCGTCCTACCTCCAGCTACTCACTTGAAAGGGATCAGCTTGTGGGGGTTTTGTACAGTCTCTTAACACCAACACTCAACCCAATTATTTACAGCCTACGGAACAAGGAAGTGAAGCTGGCAATGAGAAAGTTTCTGCTGAGAATACCTTCCCTTGGAATTTAG
- the LOC128400458 gene encoding olfactory receptor 6F1-like isoform X1, whose product MAHLFQMEDDTVLEQLNYTGVTTFIIAGFTGTKKLQVIYFITFLLIYLLTLWGNIILLITLKTESSLHTPMYFFLSNLAILEIGYTSVTLPKLLAISLGRSKAISLTACLMQSYFFFFLGSTECFLLAVMAYDRYLAICNPLRYSTLMCSRMCIYLALASWVTGFLNPCPSTILVGRLHFCGNIIDHFFCDVPPLLSLSCTNTYISRTIIFISSAVIVLGTFLLTMLSYVCILATLLRMSSAKGRQKAFSTCTAHLTVVSLYYGTVIFIYVNPTGQNSMEVNKVVSFIYSVVTPMLNPIIYSLRNEDVKKALKKMMLRKFCPGRQTF is encoded by the exons ATGGCTCACCTTTTTCAG ATGGAAGATGACACAGTCTTGGAGCAGTTAAATTACACAGGAGTAACAACATTCATCATTGCTGGTTTCACAGGTACTAAGAAGTTACAAGTTATATATTTCATCACATTCCTTCTCATATATCTCCTTACACTTTGGGGAAACATCATCCTGCTTATCACACTAAAGACAGAATCAAGTCTCCACACACCAATGTACTTCTTCCTGAGCAATCTTGCTATCCTGGAGATTGGTTACACCTCAGTCACTCTCCCTAAACTTCTGGCAATATCCTTAGGAAGATCTAAGGCTATCTCTCTAACAGCATGCCTTATGCAgtcatatttcttcttctttctgggtTCCACAGAGTGCTTCCTACTTGCTGTTATGGCTTATGACCGTTATCTTGCCATATGCAACCCACTGAGATACTCAACACTGATGTGCAGTAGAATGTGTATTTACTTAGCTTTAGCTTCCTGGGTGACTGGATTCCTAAATCCTTGCCCATCTACCATCTTAGTTGGCAGATTGCACTTCTGTGGCAACATCATTGACCATTTCTTCTGTGATGTCCCTCCACTGCTCAGCCTGTCATGTACTAACACTTACATCAGCAgaaccatcatcttcatcagttcAGCTGTCATAGTATTAGGAACTTTTCTGTTGACCATGCTTTCTTATGTCTGCATCCTGGCAACCCTCCTAAGGATGTCCTCAGCAAAAGGACGGCagaaggccttttccacctgcacTGCCCACTTGACTGTAGTTTCACTCTACTATGGAACCGTTATCTTCATATATGTCAACCCCACAGGCCAGAACTCAATGGAAGTTAACAAGGTGGTCTCATTTATCTACAGTGTGGTGACCCCCATGCTCAACCCAATCATCTACAGCTTGAGAAATGAAGATGTtaagaaagctttaaaaaaaatgatgcttAGGAAATTCTGCCCTGGAAGACAAACATTTTAG
- the LOC128400458 gene encoding olfactory receptor 6F1-like isoform X2, with the protein MEDDTVLEQLNYTGVTTFIIAGFTGTKKLQVIYFITFLLIYLLTLWGNIILLITLKTESSLHTPMYFFLSNLAILEIGYTSVTLPKLLAISLGRSKAISLTACLMQSYFFFFLGSTECFLLAVMAYDRYLAICNPLRYSTLMCSRMCIYLALASWVTGFLNPCPSTILVGRLHFCGNIIDHFFCDVPPLLSLSCTNTYISRTIIFISSAVIVLGTFLLTMLSYVCILATLLRMSSAKGRQKAFSTCTAHLTVVSLYYGTVIFIYVNPTGQNSMEVNKVVSFIYSVVTPMLNPIIYSLRNEDVKKALKKMMLRKFCPGRQTF; encoded by the coding sequence ATGGAAGATGACACAGTCTTGGAGCAGTTAAATTACACAGGAGTAACAACATTCATCATTGCTGGTTTCACAGGTACTAAGAAGTTACAAGTTATATATTTCATCACATTCCTTCTCATATATCTCCTTACACTTTGGGGAAACATCATCCTGCTTATCACACTAAAGACAGAATCAAGTCTCCACACACCAATGTACTTCTTCCTGAGCAATCTTGCTATCCTGGAGATTGGTTACACCTCAGTCACTCTCCCTAAACTTCTGGCAATATCCTTAGGAAGATCTAAGGCTATCTCTCTAACAGCATGCCTTATGCAgtcatatttcttcttctttctgggtTCCACAGAGTGCTTCCTACTTGCTGTTATGGCTTATGACCGTTATCTTGCCATATGCAACCCACTGAGATACTCAACACTGATGTGCAGTAGAATGTGTATTTACTTAGCTTTAGCTTCCTGGGTGACTGGATTCCTAAATCCTTGCCCATCTACCATCTTAGTTGGCAGATTGCACTTCTGTGGCAACATCATTGACCATTTCTTCTGTGATGTCCCTCCACTGCTCAGCCTGTCATGTACTAACACTTACATCAGCAgaaccatcatcttcatcagttcAGCTGTCATAGTATTAGGAACTTTTCTGTTGACCATGCTTTCTTATGTCTGCATCCTGGCAACCCTCCTAAGGATGTCCTCAGCAAAAGGACGGCagaaggccttttccacctgcacTGCCCACTTGACTGTAGTTTCACTCTACTATGGAACCGTTATCTTCATATATGTCAACCCCACAGGCCAGAACTCAATGGAAGTTAACAAGGTGGTCTCATTTATCTACAGTGTGGTGACCCCCATGCTCAACCCAATCATCTACAGCTTGAGAAATGAAGATGTtaagaaagctttaaaaaaaatgatgcttAGGAAATTCTGCCCTGGAAGACAAACATTTTAG